One window of Salmo salar chromosome ssa11, Ssal_v3.1, whole genome shotgun sequence genomic DNA carries:
- the LOC106562006 gene encoding cytochrome b-c1 complex subunit Rieske, mitochondrial: MMSLAARSGAFSPYLQATNYAVAGPLKALIPGVVVKGEKVLVDTKKPFLTRESLNGQSPKTGPAVSVSINAKAAVRFAHTDIKVPDFSDYRRPELLDPNKSSQESSESRKTFSYLVTGATAVVGVYTAKTVATQFISSMSASADVLAMSKIEVKLGEIPEGKNMTFKWRGKPLFIRHRSEKEIAAEEAVDMAELRDPQHDKDRVANPKWIIVIGVCTHLGCVPIANAGDYGGYYCPCHGSHYDASGRIRKGPAPLNLEVPYYEFPDEDTVIVG; this comes from the exons ATGATGTCCCTTGCCGCTCGTTCGGGGGCATTTTCCCCATACTTGCAGGCAACGAACTATGCAGTTGCTGGACCACTAAAAGCACTTATTCCAGGGGTGGTTGTAAAGGGAGAGAAAGTGTTGGTAGACACGAAGAAACCTTTCCTAACCCGCGAGTCCCTGAACGGTCAGAGCCCCAAGACTGGGCCGGCAGTATCAGTTAGCATAAATG CTAAAGCTGCAGTCCGCTTCGCTCACACTGACATCAAGGTGCCAGATTTCTCTGATTACCGTCGGCCTGAGTTGCTTGACCCCAATAAATCTTCTCAGGAGAGCAGCGAGTCCAGGAAAACCTTCTCCTACCTTGTCACCGGGGCCACAGCTGTGGTGGGTGTCTACACAGCCAAGACCGTGGCCACACAGTTTATCTCTTCCATGAGTGCCTCAGCTGATGTCCTGGCCATGTCCAAGATCGAGGTCAAGCTGGGAGAGATCCCAGAGGGCAAGAATATGACCTTCAAGTGGAGGGGCAAGCCTCTGTTCATCCGCCACCGGTCTGAGAAAGAGATCGCCGCCGAGGAAGCTGTGGATATGGCTGAGCTTCGTGACCCCCAGCACGACAAGGACCGCGTCGCCAACCCAAAATGGATCATTGTCATCGGTGTGTGCACCCACCTGGGCTGTGTACCCATCGCCAATGCTGGTGACTATGGCGGATACTACTGCCCCTGCCATGGATCTCACTACGATGCCTCGGGCCGCATCAGGAAAGGCCCAGCCCCACTCAACCTGGAGGTGCCCTACTATGAGTTCCCAGATGAGGACACAGTAATTGTAGGCTAA